A part of Lacinutrix sp. 5H-3-7-4 genomic DNA contains:
- the mscL gene encoding large conductance mechanosensitive channel protein MscL, producing the protein MGFFKEFKEFAVKGNMMDMAIGIIIGASFNKVIDVLVKKVLMPPLSLMSDGINLEDKKIILRESNIDTSGTVLAEEVAIQYGALLEAFIDFLVIGITVFLVVKAMNRLRDKSHDTKNKTVKTPKDIELLTNLNELMQEQNKLLKTKTNSK; encoded by the coding sequence ATGGGTTTTTTTAAAGAGTTTAAAGAGTTTGCCGTAAAAGGTAATATGATGGATATGGCCATTGGTATTATAATTGGAGCATCTTTTAATAAAGTAATAGATGTTTTAGTAAAAAAAGTACTAATGCCACCATTATCTCTAATGAGTGATGGTATAAATCTTGAAGATAAAAAAATCATTCTTAGAGAATCTAATATAGACACATCTGGTACTGTTTTGGCAGAAGAAGTCGCTATACAATATGGTGCTTTATTAGAAGCATTTATAGATTTTTTAGTAATAGGTATAACAGTGTTTCTTGTGGTAAAAGCTATGAACCGTTTGAGAGATAAATCCCATGACACAAAAAATAAAACAGTTAAAACGCCTAAAGATATAGAGTTACTTACAAACTTAAACGAGTTAATGCAAGAGCAAAATAAGCTTTTAAAAACAAAAACTAATTCTAAGTAA